The genomic interval TCAATTTGTATTTTTAGAACGATAGCACACAACTGAGATGTGCGGACATGATGCTGAAAAAGCGTTGTGATTCGCTTTCAATTTGTATTTTTAGAACGATAGCACACAACATTGGAAAGAATGGTATGCCTGAAGAGATTGTTGTGATTCGCTTTCAATTTGTATTTTTAGAACGATAGCACACAACTTCTTTTGGTGGCGGAATGTTCGCTAACTAGTTGTGATTCGCTTTCAATTTGTATTTTTAGAACGATAGCACACAACGTTTTCATCTTTTTCGTTTTTGATTACCTTGTTGTGATTCGCTTTCAATTTGTATTTTTAGAACGATAGCACACAACTAGGTGGGCTATCTTCTAAGTACAGTAGGGGTTTAGAGTGTTTTTTAGAATTAAAAAACCAAACCAGTTTTCAACAATTTCTTTTGAAGCGTTCCTTTTTTTTTATTCTGAAGAAATGGTTTATCTGAAATTCAGAGTCATTTTTTGGATCAATTTGAAGAGAATAGGCTTCTTTTTTTTCAACAGTTTCAATAAGTTATCCACAGCTAAAAGAGTTCTAATTGTTGAGGTAGTTCTCGTTCTGGAGCTTTTTTTGCTCCATGGAAAATTTCCATTTTACCGAACTGTTTATCGGTAATGGCAAAAATCCCTACTTTGCCTTTTTCAGGAAGCGCATTTTTTGCACGTTTCGTATGTACTTCTGCATTTTCAACACTTTGACAAAAGCGCATGTAAATGGAAAATTGAAACATGATGAATCCATCATCAATCAGTTTTTTGCGGAAAAGAGCAGCATCACGACGTTCCTTCTTGGTTTCCGTCGGTAAATCAAATAAAACCATTACCCACATATTTCGATATGCATTAAAACGAGAAGAGTACATAGATCTTCAAAATTGGTTAAAACTCAGGATAGGAAATCTTACGCTGTGTTCCTTCAAAACACTTGTATAGGCTTGCAGTGGTCATACTTACTGCATGGAAAAGAGGACGCTTTATTTCTCCGATATATACATCGATTTGAGGTAACTTGAGCAATTCAATTTTATGTTCTTTTGTTAATCCTTCCGTGGCTTCATCGAGTCCTGGAAGATTGAGAACTAACCAATCAACATAAGGGCGATAAGGTTCCATGATATCATCTGCCAAGCAAAATGCATTGTATTTGTTTCGGTGATGAATTCCAATCGATGGCAACATACCTGAAGCTGTTAGTGCTCGAGCTACAACAGATCTTAAAATAGCATAGCCATAATTTAACTGCGCATTGGGTGTTTCTGGGTCACGTGAACGCACAAAGTTTCCGCCATAAATCTTTCCCCAATAATGAGATGCTGCTTGAGCCTCACAATTCGTCGTGTCCCCACTCAAAACATCGTTTTGTAAATGCAATAGACGTTGATTGGGAACTCCGAAACGCTCTAGAACCATTGCTTGATTCATGATTTTAGAACGAACTGTTTGCTGCCACAATTGTTTTTTTAGCGGAAGACTGGATTCCAGTTGGGTGCGAATACGTTCTGTTTGCTCACTATTTCCTTCTAAGGGTAAAAACATTCCAGAAGGCATGAATCGGCTATTGCACGTAATAACAGCCACTTGTTGATCCATGAGTAATTCGAGTACGTTCGAAGTGAGGGTGATTTGGGGATGTTCTAAAATAATAACTCCCAAATCTTCAATGGGAATTGTTTTGGTGGTTCGAGCTTCATCTTTGAGTTCTACAACCAATTGTTGGTTCCGAGTACTGAGATGTGCCGGATTACCGAAATGAATAGTGCGCTTTACCATCTAAAAAAGGAGTTTATGGTTAACAAGCTCCTTTTACTGATTTGTTCTCAGAAGGTTACAGTTTGATTGTTATTGATTTTTGATGAGTTGGACAATTAGCTTGACCATTAACTCTTTTTCTGTAGGATTACTTTGAGCAACTAAAAGCGCAAGAGCAACCAATGCATTATCGTTGATTTTGAGTTCGCCACTTTGTTTGAATCGGTGTTTATTCTTCTCTAAGAACCAAATAAATAAGAAAGCTCCAATACGTTTATTACCATCACTAAATGGATGATTCTTAATGATGAAGTAGAGGAGGTGTGCAGCTTGTTCTTCAATGGATGAATAAACATATTGTCCATCGAAACTCTGAATAATATTTCCTAAAATCCCTTTAAAACTTTGATCTTTTTCATTGCCGAATAATTGAGTAGCTTCTTTCTTTTCAATAAGTATCTGTTTCAATTCATGAATAGCAGCTCGCGCTTCCAGATAATTGACTTCGTAGGTAATCTCTTCGTTTAAATTGACTGAAATGAGTGAATCACTGTCAAATTGATTCAACAAGATAAAACTTTGAGTGTATTGCTGAATGATTTGAAGCAGCCCTTTTGCTTCTGATAGATTTGTCTCTTGACTGATAGATTTTTGAACGAGCTTTATTGTTTGTTGTAATTCGTCCAGACGTTTTTGGTTGATGGAATAGCCTTTAACAAGATGTTCTTTTAGACGTTGGGTAGCCCATTGACGAAATAAAACACCTCTTTTTGTATTTACTCTATAACCAACCGAGATAATCATATCTAAGTTGTAATGTTCAAGTTCTCTGGAAACTAGTCTGCTTCCTTCTTTTCGAACTGTTCGGAATTTCCGAACAGTTGAATCTCCGTCTAATTCACCTGATTTAAAAATAGTTGAAATATGCTCGCTAATATTGGCTTTACTTGAAGAAAATAGGTCTACCATCTGATTTTGTGTTAACCAAATAGTATCGCCATCGAAGGTTACTTCGATTTGTGTTTGATTGCTTTCGTTCTGATATAGAATTATTTCGCTCATTTCATTTTACTGGTGTTGGTCAAAAGTCTCCAACAATCTTTGATTAACTACATCAATATCAAATCCAAATTCATCTTCATAACTTTTATCCGAAGACAATCCGAGCCATCCAATTAGTTCTTTCTTTTCTTTCGATTTCCCTTGATTATTTAGTATGTCTAGTAAGTGGTAAAATCCTGGGATTCCCCCACAATCTTCTACAGGAGCTGCATTTTCTCCTTTGATACATTGAGGAAACAAAACTTCTTCGGTTGGTTTTTTCAATAGTCTAATCTCATGAATCCAGTCGTCACCGAAATCATAGATATAGTTTATTTTCTTTTTTTGTCTGTTGAAATAATCAGCAATAAAGGTGTCTGTAGCATCATATTCTTCAAACTGAGAACCAAAATCAAAAAAATCTTCTTCCTCTTCATCAATTATTTTAATGGAATCACTCGCATAAGGAGCGCCTGTGTTGAACTGATAGAGGTGTGCGTTTTCCCAATTCATAATCAGTTGTATTACAACATGTAATTCATGGAAGGTAAATTGCTCTGGAACTAGGACTGTTCTGGAAATTTTTGGTTCAGTGTGTTTTAGCTCTATTATTAATTTGTGTGCCATTTTGTTTATGCTTTTGAAATGTTGCCTAATCGATCTATTTTGAGTTTAATACATATTTCTTTAACCATGAGGTTGTCTATTGATTTTTCCATTTTATTTAGAGAAGAATATTCCATTTTATTTACTACTGAGGTTGCAACCTCGCTTTTCACGAAAAAACATTGACTACCTGATGAACTAACCATTTTATATAATCTATTTATCTGTTCTTTTTTTAGTTTACTAAAGTCAATTGATGCTGAACGTTCTAACTCATCATTGCTAGGTACATAAACCAAATCATTTGGAGAAAGACTGAAAATAAATGTTCCTTTTAACTTGTTAACAGGAACCAGAGGTATCTTTTCTTGTTCTTCTTTCGGTAAACTTGCACGCCATTTTTGGTGTTCTATTACTTCATTTAATGGAATCGTTTCATAACTACGGTTTTTGTTTTCATCTTGATAAATAGCAAAAAACAAGTTAGTTCCCTTTGCTGCTTCTACAAATTTATCTCTTCGGTTTCCAGTTTGGCCTACATTAAACTTGCTGCCAAGTTCATAAATTCGTGCTTTATTAATTGGATGATGAAATTTACCATTGTTGTACTTTTCAATCTCATTATTCATTTCTTCTAGGCCTTCTGGCGAGAAAGCTAATTCCGGACTTTCCTTACTCAAAAGATAATTTTTAAGTATTTTCTGAATTCCTGTATCAGTAATTGAATTTTCGATTGTTTTTAAGTCGAAAGATGTGTCCAGATTTTTTCGAGTAGCAGTCAATATTTTTCCATTCGGGAGTTTAATTCGTGATAAATTGATCTGTCCAGAAACAGTGTCTTTGTGCAATGGCTTTCTAATGGCCCAATTCAAACCTTTTTGTTTGATTAGCCCCTTTTCAGGTTTTCCATCTTTACCAATACGCAAATTGCCATCTTCGTCTTTATAACTTTCGTATGAATTTGTTGCTTTATTTATCACTCTCAGGTTTTGTTTGAAACTGATAATTATTTTTTCTAAAGCATTTTTAGAATCTTCAGTGAATGTTCCCCAAGGTTTTATAAAATCTTTGAATGCTTCTTTCTGTTTGTTCTCTTTCTGATTAAAATAGGGCTCTTTTTTTCTAAGTTTATTTTGCAAATCATATCTTTTCAATTCTGATTTGGCAGATTGATTGTTCATCAGATTTAAATGATCTCTTGTAGCGCAAGCAATTACCAAGGCGTCCATTGCATGATGACGATGATCTATTCTTTTTTTCTGAAATCCTTTGCTGTATTCAAAAGGAACGGTAGGTAAGTGTTTTTGATATTTATCGTTGTAAGTTGTGAATAAATCACTATTTGTAATAGTGTTCATTCTTTCAAAACGAGGCAAAATTAAATCGTTCCAAACATCATTTAATCCCCAATCTCTTTTTAGTTCAGTAGTTATTTTTCCGTTACCCGGAAGGATATTTTTGGAATTTAAGCCATCATCATCCTTCTCACTTCGAACAATGTTTGATAAAATTGAGCTAACGAATTTACTGATATAACGCGTGTCATTTAATTGGCGTTCTATCATTTTTTCTGGAATTTCTTCGAGTAGTAATTTATTGTGTTTACTTCTGTTTTTGCTGTAATGTTCTTTGACAAAATCGAGGTATTGTTCTTCAGTAAAAACTTGAACGACTTTTCCAAAACCAAGTTCTACCTTTTCACCAGAATGATTTTTTATGAACTGTAATCCAAGTTGGTTGTCTTTTCGCTTATTGACAGCGGATTCACAAATGACTTTATTGCTAAAACTATCATCAAAGAAACGACTTTGGGGCACAACGTGTTCTATTTCATATTCAGACGTGAATAGTTTGTTTAGTGGAATAACTTGTCCAGTATATGGTGACCGGTATTTCTGTTCTAACCACAATTTATAGCGCTGCAACTCAGATTTGGTAGGTTCTGCTTTTTTACTAATTTTTACTATTTCATCGTCCAGTTCTATATTTGAATTAAGCGCACCGTCTTCATAGATTTTTAGAATTTCTTGTTGTGAAGGTGAATAAGGTCGAACATTCTCAACGTCATTATCATTCATCATTTCCATTAGGAGAGCCTTTATTCGTAGAT from Fluviicola taffensis DSM 16823 carries:
- the cas2 gene encoding CRISPR-associated endonuclease Cas2, whose amino-acid sequence is MYSSRFNAYRNMWVMVLFDLPTETKKERRDAALFRKKLIDDGFIMFQFSIYMRFCQSVENAEVHTKRAKNALPEKGKVGIFAITDKQFGKMEIFHGAKKAPERELPQQLELF
- the cas1 gene encoding type II CRISPR-associated endonuclease Cas1; the encoded protein is MVKRTIHFGNPAHLSTRNQQLVVELKDEARTTKTIPIEDLGVIILEHPQITLTSNVLELLMDQQVAVITCNSRFMPSGMFLPLEGNSEQTERIRTQLESSLPLKKQLWQQTVRSKIMNQAMVLERFGVPNQRLLHLQNDVLSGDTTNCEAQAASHYWGKIYGGNFVRSRDPETPNAQLNYGYAILRSVVARALTASGMLPSIGIHHRNKYNAFCLADDIMEPYRPYVDWLVLNLPGLDEATEGLTKEHKIELLKLPQIDVYIGEIKRPLFHAVSMTTASLYKCFEGTQRKISYPEF
- the rhuM gene encoding virulence protein RhuM/Fic/DOC family protein gives rise to the protein MSEIILYQNESNQTQIEVTFDGDTIWLTQNQMVDLFSSSKANISEHISTIFKSGELDGDSTVRKFRTVRKEGSRLVSRELEHYNLDMIISVGYRVNTKRGVLFRQWATQRLKEHLVKGYSINQKRLDELQQTIKLVQKSISQETNLSEAKGLLQIIQQYTQSFILLNQFDSDSLISVNLNEEITYEVNYLEARAAIHELKQILIEKKEATQLFGNEKDQSFKGILGNIIQSFDGQYVYSSIEEQAAHLLYFIIKNHPFSDGNKRIGAFLFIWFLEKNKHRFKQSGELKINDNALVALALLVAQSNPTEKELMVKLIVQLIKNQ
- a CDS encoding plasmid pRiA4b ORF-3 family protein; protein product: MAHKLIIELKHTEPKISRTVLVPEQFTFHELHVVIQLIMNWENAHLYQFNTGAPYASDSIKIIDEEEEDFFDFGSQFEEYDATDTFIADYFNRQKKKINYIYDFGDDWIHEIRLLKKPTEEVLFPQCIKGENAAPVEDCGGIPGFYHLLDILNNQGKSKEKKELIGWLGLSSDKSYEDEFGFDIDVVNQRLLETFDQHQ